The following coding sequences lie in one Rhizobium rhododendri genomic window:
- a CDS encoding bifunctional riboflavin kinase/FAD synthetase has product MTVFHRNETREQLPAHLRGGVIAIGNFDGVHRGHRSVLDRALEIAKARGVPALVLTFEPHPRSVFRPDEPVFRLTPAPLKARILEALGFDAVIEYPFDREFSQRSADEFVSTILIDWLGASEVVTGFDFHFGHGREGGPAFLMNAGSRHGFGVTLIDAFRDENAEVVSSSRIRALLVDGEMSEAAGLLGYRYLVEADVIGGERLGRTLGYPTANMRLPPETELRNGIYAVRFRTADRVIHDGVASYGRRPTVTENGAPLLETFLFDFSGDLYGQHCSVSFFGYLRPELKFDGLEPLIAQMRNDEAEARALLSGVAPLGELDRILNS; this is encoded by the coding sequence ATGACCGTTTTCCATCGAAACGAGACCCGTGAACAACTGCCGGCGCACCTGCGCGGTGGCGTGATCGCCATCGGCAATTTCGACGGCGTCCACCGTGGTCACCGGTCGGTGCTGGATCGGGCGCTGGAGATTGCCAAGGCACGCGGCGTTCCGGCACTGGTGCTGACATTCGAGCCGCATCCCCGCTCGGTGTTCCGCCCTGACGAGCCCGTCTTCCGCCTGACGCCTGCGCCATTGAAGGCGCGCATCCTCGAAGCGCTCGGCTTTGACGCCGTCATCGAATATCCGTTCGACCGCGAATTTTCGCAACGCTCGGCAGACGAGTTCGTCAGCACGATCCTGATCGACTGGCTCGGCGCCTCCGAAGTCGTCACCGGCTTCGATTTCCATTTCGGCCACGGGCGCGAAGGCGGTCCGGCCTTCCTGATGAATGCCGGCAGTCGCCATGGTTTCGGGGTGACGCTGATCGATGCCTTTCGCGACGAGAATGCCGAAGTGGTGTCCTCGAGCCGCATCCGTGCCTTGCTGGTCGACGGTGAAATGTCCGAGGCCGCCGGTCTGCTCGGCTACCGCTACCTCGTGGAAGCAGACGTCATCGGTGGCGAAAGGCTCGGGCGCACGCTCGGCTATCCCACGGCCAACATGCGGCTGCCGCCGGAAACCGAATTGCGCAACGGCATCTATGCCGTGCGCTTCCGCACCGCCGACCGTGTCATCCACGATGGCGTCGCCAGCTACGGACGCCGCCCGACTGTGACAGAAAACGGCGCGCCTCTGCTCGAAACCTTTTTGTTCGATTTCAGCGGCGATCTCTACGGGCAACACTGCTCGGTGTCGTTTTTTGGCTATCTGCGGCCCGAACTGAAGTTCGACGGACTTGAGCCGCTGATCGCCCAGATGCGTAACGACGAGGCCGAGGCGCGGGCGCTGCTGTCAGGCGTCGCACCTCTCGGGGAACTCGACCGCATCCTCAATTCCTGA
- a CDS encoding DUF3311 domain-containing protein has protein sequence MDKRSGKAALWLLVIPYIGLLWVPFYNFRDPVLFGFPFFYWYQLLWVPLTALLTYIAYRSTRHDD, from the coding sequence ATGGACAAACGTTCCGGAAAGGCAGCCCTCTGGCTGCTCGTCATTCCCTACATCGGGCTCCTCTGGGTGCCGTTCTACAATTTTCGCGATCCGGTGCTGTTCGGGTTTCCGTTCTTCTACTGGTACCAGCTTCTCTGGGTGCCGCTCACGGCTCTGCTGACATACATCGCTTACCGGAGCACGCGCCATGACGACTGA
- the mctP gene encoding monocarboxylate uptake permease MctP encodes MTTDINPTALAVFLFFFALVTVMGFVAARWRKPETLAHIDEWGLGGRNFGTWITWFLVGGDFYTAYTIIAVPALVYAVGAYGFFALPYTIVVYPFVFMVMPVLWKRAKDHGYVTAGDVVHGQYGSRGLELAVAITGVIATMPYIALQLVGMTVVLKALGLHGELPLAIAFIILAVYTYSSGLRAPALIAFVKDIMIYIVVIVAVAAIPMKLGGYASVFAAADADFQAKGSGSLLLGSNQYVAYASLALGSALAAFMYPHTLTGIFASNSGNTIRKNAVLLPAYTLLLGLLALLGYMAHAAHLTVSSPNEVVPALFQSLFPSWFTGFAFAAIAIGALVPAAVMSIGAANLFTRNFWKAYVNPDVSHAGEAQVAKIASLVVKVGALLVILFLPTQFALDLQLLGGIWILQTLPALVFGLYTNWFRAQGLLAGWFVGFFGGTYLVWINGWKPMQAIAFGGAPVTIYIGLLALAANIVVASAVNAVTKGRATAQA; translated from the coding sequence ATGACGACTGATATCAATCCAACGGCGCTCGCCGTATTCCTGTTCTTCTTCGCGCTGGTCACCGTCATGGGCTTTGTCGCCGCCCGTTGGCGCAAGCCGGAGACACTGGCCCATATCGACGAATGGGGCCTCGGCGGCCGTAATTTCGGCACCTGGATAACCTGGTTCCTCGTCGGCGGCGATTTCTATACCGCTTACACGATCATAGCAGTGCCGGCGCTGGTCTATGCCGTCGGCGCCTACGGCTTCTTCGCGCTACCCTATACGATCGTCGTCTATCCCTTCGTCTTCATGGTCATGCCTGTCCTCTGGAAGCGCGCCAAGGACCATGGCTATGTCACCGCCGGCGATGTCGTGCACGGCCAGTACGGCTCGCGCGGCCTGGAGCTGGCCGTGGCGATCACCGGCGTCATCGCCACCATGCCCTATATCGCATTGCAGCTGGTGGGCATGACCGTCGTCTTGAAGGCGCTCGGCCTGCACGGCGAACTGCCGCTCGCCATCGCCTTCATCATCCTTGCGGTCTACACCTACTCGTCCGGCCTTCGCGCGCCGGCGCTGATCGCCTTCGTCAAGGACATCATGATCTATATCGTGGTGATCGTTGCGGTCGCCGCCATTCCGATGAAGCTCGGCGGTTACGCCAGCGTCTTTGCCGCAGCCGACGCCGATTTCCAGGCCAAGGGGTCCGGCAGCCTGTTGCTCGGCAGCAACCAGTATGTCGCCTATGCCAGCCTCGCGCTCGGCTCGGCACTTGCCGCCTTCATGTATCCGCACACACTGACCGGCATCTTCGCCTCCAACAGCGGCAACACCATCCGCAAGAACGCCGTGCTTTTGCCGGCCTATACCCTGCTGCTTGGCCTGCTGGCGCTGCTTGGCTACATGGCGCATGCCGCGCACCTCACGGTGTCCAGCCCGAACGAAGTCGTGCCGGCGCTGTTCCAGTCGTTGTTCCCGAGCTGGTTCACCGGCTTTGCCTTCGCAGCGATTGCCATCGGCGCATTGGTGCCGGCGGCCGTCATGAGCATCGGCGCCGCCAACCTCTTCACCCGCAATTTCTGGAAGGCCTACGTCAATCCAGATGTCAGCCATGCGGGTGAGGCGCAGGTCGCCAAGATCGCCTCGCTGGTGGTCAAGGTCGGCGCGCTGCTGGTCATCCTGTTCCTGCCGACGCAGTTCGCCCTCGACCTGCAGCTGCTCGGCGGCATCTGGATCCTGCAGACTTTGCCGGCCCTGGTGTTCGGCCTCTACACCAACTGGTTCCGGGCACAGGGCCTCCTTGCTGGCTGGTTCGTCGGCTTCTTCGGCGGCACCTATCTGGTGTGGATCAACGGCTGGAAGCCGATGCAGGCCATCGCCTTCGGCGGCGCGCCTGTCACGATCTACATCGGCCTGCTGGCGCTTGCCGCGAACATCGTCGTCGCTTCGGCGGTGAACGCTGTCACCAAGGGCAGGGCCACTGCACAGGCGTGA